The segment CCTGCTTGAATTCGCGGGATCAATACTACAGGACAAACAACGGCATTAACGGAGATTACCATTTTTTTACCTATTAAGAGGCAGTACCGATTTATCGGTGCTGCCTCTTTTATGGTATGATTGGTTTTAGAAAAAGTAGGAGTGGATACAATGATTCGTTTATTGATGGCGATTGCCGCCTTATTGCTATTATTTGTCAGTTATTACTTATTTAAAAAACAAACGATTTTTTTCGTTCTTATCGAACAGAATAAAAAGAATCAAGATTTTCTAAGTATTTTCGGTTCGATCTACGCATTTTTAGGACTTCTAGGACTCGTTGTCGTAGCAATCAATCATCGTTTTTTTGCATTACTTTATTTAGTCATCGTAATTGCTGTTGCCTCTGTCTTCAGCATCGGTTTTGCCAAAAAAATGACGAAACCTGACAGTAAATAATTCTCATTTCTTTGAATTTGCTTTACAATAGAATTGTAAACCAAGTATCTTTTTTGAAGGAGTGTATGCTGATGTTACAACAATATAGAAAAATCATGGTTGCGGTCGACGGTTCTGAAGAAGCCGAATTAGCGTTTAAAAAAGCAGTAAACGTTGCTTTAAGAAATAACAGCGAGCTTTTATTAGCTCATGTCATTGACACACGATCTTTCCAAACTGTTTCATCCTTTGATGGCATGTTGGCAGAACAAGCAACAGAAATGGCCAAGCAAACACTAGCCGATTATGAGATGAAAGCTAAAAAAGCTGGATTACATCAAGTGACAACTGTGGTAGAATACGGTTCTCCAAAGCATATCATTGCTAAAGAAATCCCTGAAGACCATGAAGTGGACTTGATCCTTTTAGGTGCAACTGGACTCAACGCAGTCGAACGTCTATTTATCGGTTCTGTTTCAGAATACGTTATTCGCAATGCAGCATGTGATGTTCTAGTCGTACGTACAAACTTAGAAAATCAATTACCAAAAAAAGAAGATAAGTAATTATTTCATAAAAAGCATTGAGAAATAAAAATTTCTCAATGCTTTTTATTAGTTAGACTCTGTCTTTGAACGTAGCATGAGCAATCTTTCTTTGCTATCTACTGTGCCTTCTGTAACAAGAGTAATTGATTCATACGATAAAGAATTGGTAATAATCACCATTACCGTATCATCATAGCCGGCTTGCTTGAGCTTTTGCTGATCAAATCTTCCCAACAACTGGCCTTTCTTTACCTTATCTCCTACCTGAAATTCTGTCGAAAACCCTTGACCATTTAATTCAACTGTATCAATACCGATATGGATCAAAATTTCTCCACCAGCATCTGTTTTCAACCCATAGGCATGTTTCGATTCATAAACAACAGTCAGTTCACCATCGGCTGGAGCAAATAAAAGTCCTTCCGTTGGTCTGATTGCTATTCCTTTCCCCATCATTTCTTGAGAAAACACAGGGTCATTTACTGCTTGCAGTGATATCAGTTCACCAGAAACAGGAGCGACGATTACTTCTTCTATCACACGTTCCTCCTCTTCTTTTGCATCACTCGGTACATCTGCTGTTTCCGGTTCTTCACTAGCAAGTAGGTATGCATGTTTTTTCCCATAAAGATATGTTGTAGTGAAACCAACGAGTAAACTGATCAGGATACCTATCATGAAAAAAGGAATCTGATTAGGCGTAATTGAAATAAAGCCGATGACGCTGGCGGGACCTAAAGCAATAGCAAGTACATGGAAAAAACCGATGAACATGGAGGAAATCCCGGCAGCAATCATTCCACAAATAAATGGAAACTTTAATTTTAGATTGACACCAAAAATTGCTGGCTCTGTAATTCCTAGTAAAGCAGAGATGCTAGCAGAAGTTGCTAAACTTTTTTGCTTTGTATTTTTAGTCAATAACATGATGGCAAGTGTTGCTGCCCCCTGTCCAACGTTTGCCATTGAAGCAACTGGGAAAATAAATGTTCCTCCCGTTCGAGCCACATCAGCCAATAAAGATGTTTCAATTGCTGGAAAACTTTGATGAAGACCAGTGATCACGATTGGTGAATAGAACAAACCAAAAATCCCTAAACCGATTGCTCCGGTTGTTTGATACAACCAACTCAATCCTGCTGTTAAGCTGTCTCCGACTGTTTGCATCACTGGACCAACCACAACGAATGTCAAAAAACCTGTAATGATAATTGCTAACATCGGTGTAAATGTATAATCAAATGCATTAAGTAAACGTTTATGGAAAAATTTCTCTAAATTCGCCAAAATCCATGAAACAGCTAAAACTGGTAAGACCGATCCTTGGTAACCTGCTTGAGCAATGTTTAACCCAAAAATATTCCAATAAGGCATTGTTCCTTCTGCCACAGCATTTGCTACGCTGTACCCATTGACCAGCTCCGGCATCACCATCGCCATTGCCATTGCTGCTCCTAGATAAGGATTGCCACCAAATCTTCGCGTTGCTGAAAAACCTACTAGGATCGGGAGAAATGCAAATGGAGCAGAAGCCAGTAAATTAATAATGCTAGTCACATCTTTTAAATTAGGATACATCTCAATCACTGATTGTGGTCCGAATAGATCTTGTGCGGTCAAAACATTATTGATTGCCATCAATAACCCACCTGCGACTAAAGCAGGAACAATTGGTACGAATATATCAGACAGTACTTTGATCAAGGACATAAAAGGATTCTGTTTCTTCCCTGATTGTGCTACCGCTTTCAAATCGTCAGTCGATGCTTCTTTTGTACCGGTCAGCTGGATAAGTTCGTCGTAAACATTATTCACATCACCTGCGCCTATAATGATTTGGAATTGATGGTTTGCTTCAAAGGTTCCTTTTACTTCATCAATGGCATCTAGTGCCTTTTGATTCACTTTCGCTTGATCTTTTAATACTAAACGCAAACGAGTTGCACAATGTGCGGCAGCTTGGATATTATTTTCCCCTAGTGCGTCATTGATTTCTTTTGCCACTTTTTTATAATCCACTTTTTGTCCCCCCTATATAATCTAAACATCAATTTTTTGTAACCGTTATCCTAGTTTGAGTATGCCACGACACTTCATAATTGTCAAACGTTTATCAAAAATAAAGCTTATATTTTATAATAAATAACTAGAGAGAATGATAAAAAAAACAACAATAATGATATGCGTTTGACATTAATGCTGGTTCGAGCTATTCTATAATAGAATACGTTTACAAGGAGTCGTACTTATGAATAATAATTTTAAATGGACACGTCAACTACGTTATCAAGCTTATCAGGCGTGGCCTCAAGAGTATCAAACACTGTTAAAGGAACAAGTAGCTCATTCTCCTTGGCGTTTGGATTACCACATTCAGCCACCTTCTGGTTTGTTGAACGACCCAAATGGTTTTTCTTTTTTCAACGGCAAATGGCACTTATTTTACCAAGCTTATCCGATGGGCGCTGTTCATGGGTTAAAATCTTGGTACCACTTGACTTCTAAGAATTTAGTCGATTGGCAAGAGGAAGGATTGAAACTTCTACCCAGCACATCATATGATAGTCATGGCGTCTATTCCGGTTCAGCACTTCCGGTTAATGACAAATTATTTTTGGCCTATACAGGCAATGTCCGTGATGAAAATTGGGCACGCACTTCGTATCAGTTGGGTGCATGGATGCAACCTAATGGCGAACTATCCAAATTAACCACCCCACTGATTTCTAAGCCACCTTACGGCTATACACAAGAATTTCGAGATCCTCAAGTGATTTTTTATAAAGACGAATATTTGTTATTGTTGGGTGCACAAAATCAAAATAAACAAGGGGAAATTTTAGTTTACCGTAGTCCCGATCTAGACACTTGGTCTTACGCAGGTCCTTTACAATTTACGCAACAATCGATGGGATTTATGATCGAGTGTCCTAACTTAGTATTCATTGACGGAAAAGCGCTATTGCTCTTTTGTCCACAAGGCTTAGAACAGTCAATTTTGGAGTATCAAAATATATACCCGAATGCTTACATCATCGGAGAAGCCTATGACATCGAAACGAATCAACTTACCCAACCTTCAACCCTTAAAAATCTTGACGAAGGCTTTGATCTTT is part of the Enterococcus mundtii genome and harbors:
- a CDS encoding universal stress protein; translated protein: MLQQYRKIMVAVDGSEEAELAFKKAVNVALRNNSELLLAHVIDTRSFQTVSSFDGMLAEQATEMAKQTLADYEMKAKKAGLHQVTTVVEYGSPKHIIAKEIPEDHEVDLILLGATGLNAVERLFIGSVSEYVIRNAACDVLVVRTNLENQLPKKEDK
- a CDS encoding sucrose-specific PTS transporter subunit IIBC; this translates as MDYKKVAKEINDALGENNIQAAAHCATRLRLVLKDQAKVNQKALDAIDEVKGTFEANHQFQIIIGAGDVNNVYDELIQLTGTKEASTDDLKAVAQSGKKQNPFMSLIKVLSDIFVPIVPALVAGGLLMAINNVLTAQDLFGPQSVIEMYPNLKDVTSIINLLASAPFAFLPILVGFSATRRFGGNPYLGAAMAMAMVMPELVNGYSVANAVAEGTMPYWNIFGLNIAQAGYQGSVLPVLAVSWILANLEKFFHKRLLNAFDYTFTPMLAIIITGFLTFVVVGPVMQTVGDSLTAGLSWLYQTTGAIGLGIFGLFYSPIVITGLHQSFPAIETSLLADVARTGGTFIFPVASMANVGQGAATLAIMLLTKNTKQKSLATSASISALLGITEPAIFGVNLKLKFPFICGMIAAGISSMFIGFFHVLAIALGPASVIGFISITPNQIPFFMIGILISLLVGFTTTYLYGKKHAYLLASEEPETADVPSDAKEEEERVIEEVIVAPVSGELISLQAVNDPVFSQEMMGKGIAIRPTEGLLFAPADGELTVVYESKHAYGLKTDAGGEILIHIGIDTVELNGQGFSTEFQVGDKVKKGQLLGRFDQQKLKQAGYDDTVMVIITNSLSYESITLVTEGTVDSKERLLMLRSKTESN
- a CDS encoding sucrose-6-phosphate hydrolase, translating into MNNNFKWTRQLRYQAYQAWPQEYQTLLKEQVAHSPWRLDYHIQPPSGLLNDPNGFSFFNGKWHLFYQAYPMGAVHGLKSWYHLTSKNLVDWQEEGLKLLPSTSYDSHGVYSGSALPVNDKLFLAYTGNVRDENWARTSYQLGAWMQPNGELSKLTTPLISKPPYGYTQEFRDPQVIFYKDEYLLLLGAQNQNKQGEILVYRSPDLDTWSYAGPLQFTQQSMGFMIECPNLVFIDGKALLLFCPQGLEQSILEYQNIYPNAYIIGEAYDIETNQLTQPSTLKNLDEGFDLYATQAFNAPDGRALAVSWIGLPEISYPTDPFGWAHCLSIVKELTIENGTLHQRPVKEMSQLRIDPPCSLNHSVSQINTEQNRYEINLEFKENQSGKIHLCSDPMGNNGLILSFDRRHGKMKIDRSLSGEVFAEDYGVTREFTISQEPLSLQIFVDISVVEIFINDGKQTATARIFPSSEQTTLLIECDHAFSGTLWKLRKMNE